A genomic window from Rhodococcus sp. KBS0724 includes:
- a CDS encoding ABC transporter substrate-binding protein, with product MSRSSRRGHRRLAAVTLAITASMFLASCADNGSSGGGESVESGSALKIGMVNEQADAGTPTTGGTLTFSGYSAVTSLDPAKIQVAGATGGSELSAIYDVLMRYDPIEQTFVPQLAQSLEPSSDSKTWTLKLRDGVKFSDGTTLDSKAVVDSINRYVNNKAAQSSLWAAKVASMDTPDATTVVFNLVDPWTGIQSMLSTGPGMIVAPAAQQGDQFTPIGAGAFTLERFAPNEELLLAARPDYFGGAPKVDKLKLISIVGAQPTSEALKTGGIDAAYMRTLTPILDLIENGNPGFIDIPSLGYIANVNMAEGRPGSDLRVRQAMALAIDPETLNTRVNNGKGLPGQEIFQDTSRWHNDVAPTGVDPAKAKELLDQAKADGYDGKVTFLSIQEPSAQATALGVQAMLNAVGFDAQIEYVTGAGDLVKRMYVDHDYDMSTAAGSLSEADPFERLYTGIKSGGRNNVTNYADAEMDVLLDQLGVATNDEDKKAVLAKIQERATETVPWIVWGNVPTFDVWNQNVHGLKQSIDGIMLFDSVWKS from the coding sequence ATGAGTCGTAGTTCCCGCCGTGGGCATCGCAGATTAGCTGCGGTCACGCTGGCGATCACCGCAAGTATGTTTCTGGCGTCGTGCGCCGACAACGGCTCGAGCGGCGGCGGTGAATCTGTCGAGTCGGGTTCCGCGCTCAAGATCGGAATGGTCAACGAACAGGCCGATGCCGGCACCCCGACCACCGGTGGCACGCTGACGTTCAGCGGCTATTCCGCAGTGACATCACTCGATCCGGCGAAGATCCAGGTTGCCGGCGCTACGGGTGGCAGTGAGCTCAGCGCGATTTACGACGTACTGATGCGCTACGACCCCATCGAGCAGACGTTTGTGCCTCAGTTGGCGCAGTCCCTCGAGCCGAGTTCGGACAGCAAGACGTGGACGCTGAAGCTCCGTGACGGCGTCAAGTTCAGCGACGGAACGACGCTCGATTCCAAGGCAGTGGTCGACAGCATCAACCGCTACGTCAACAACAAGGCAGCGCAGTCGAGCCTGTGGGCAGCCAAGGTTGCCTCCATGGACACCCCAGACGCAACGACGGTTGTCTTCAACCTCGTCGATCCGTGGACCGGTATCCAGTCGATGCTCTCCACCGGCCCCGGCATGATCGTCGCTCCGGCTGCGCAGCAGGGTGATCAGTTCACTCCTATCGGCGCAGGCGCATTCACGCTCGAGCGTTTTGCTCCCAACGAGGAACTCCTGCTCGCTGCCCGCCCCGATTACTTCGGCGGCGCACCGAAGGTCGACAAGCTCAAGCTCATCAGCATCGTCGGAGCTCAGCCCACTTCCGAGGCTCTCAAGACCGGTGGCATCGACGCGGCCTACATGCGCACGCTCACCCCGATCCTCGATCTGATCGAGAACGGCAACCCGGGCTTCATCGACATCCCGTCGCTCGGCTACATCGCAAACGTCAACATGGCGGAGGGTCGCCCCGGTTCGGATCTGCGCGTTCGTCAGGCAATGGCGTTGGCCATCGACCCCGAGACGCTCAACACCCGCGTCAACAACGGCAAGGGCCTGCCCGGCCAGGAGATCTTCCAGGACACCTCCCGCTGGCACAACGACGTCGCGCCGACCGGTGTGGATCCGGCCAAGGCCAAGGAACTGCTCGATCAGGCCAAGGCCGACGGTTACGACGGCAAGGTCACCTTCCTCTCCATCCAGGAGCCGTCCGCGCAGGCAACCGCTCTCGGCGTGCAGGCCATGCTCAACGCCGTCGGATTCGACGCGCAGATCGAGTACGTCACCGGCGCAGGCGATCTGGTCAAGCGTATGTACGTCGATCATGACTACGACATGAGCACAGCAGCTGGTTCGCTGTCCGAGGCCGACCCGTTCGAGCGTCTCTACACGGGCATCAAGTCCGGTGGCCGTAACAACGTCACCAACTACGCCGACGCCGAAATGGACGTCCTGCTCGACCAGCTCGGTGTTGCCACCAACGACGAGGACAAGAAGGCTGTTCTCGCCAAGATTCAGGAACGCGCCACCGAGACGGTGCCGTGGATCGTCTGGGGCAACGTCCCGACGTTCGACGTGTGGAACCAGAACGTTCACGGCCTGAAGCAGAGCATCGACGGAATCATGCTGTTCGACAGCGTTTGGAAGTCCTGA